A stretch of DNA from Scomber japonicus isolate fScoJap1 chromosome 19, fScoJap1.pri, whole genome shotgun sequence:
agtctacagttagccagttagctgagttagccgccgagctagccgccgaattagctgctgagttaccagctgagctagccatcgagctaccaactgagctagctgctgagctacCAGCtcagctagccgccgagttagcagcagaaagctctcaagcttagtgtccatgtttctggtagaagtggtgactttgactGGCAGGTGACACTGAGTCTGCTGAGTTTCAGCAGactcagcgtttgggagcagagaaagaggctgatttttacacaactttgaagcctaatttcaaaTTTGGCAGCACTTTtgtgtggtatgtcaaactcagaacacatatttattcttactttacatggactttaagacAAAACAACTCTCACCTTTTGTCTCTGTTGCTACCAGGTTTTTATCTATCCCAAAAGGCTTCTCCTACCTCAATGACAGAGGATATATCACTAAACAGATGGAGAAATGGCAAACGGTACAGTTCAACCAGCATACATCCAtcactttgtttgtttctggtttgaacaacatttttgaaattgctgctccatgtttgtgtgtgtggctctgcaGGAGTATAACCTGAAGTATGTGGACATGATAGAGGAGCAGCTCAATGAAGCTCTCACCACGTACCGCAAGCCTGTGAATGGAGACAACTACGTACGCCGCAGCAACCAAAGGTCACTCACCTACACACTGCTTACTGTGTTTCATATTGTGCTTGAGTATGAACACATCATTTCTGATATGCATTTTAGCTGTCAGCCACAAAAACAAGATGATATAGAAAAAATACCTTCCTATCATGGCCAGATCTACCATACGGGCAATCTGGGTACGATATTTGTTTTGATAATAATTAGGAAGCCTAGTATGTCCTaaacaaaatatggagttatTCCCATATTTCAAAGGAGGAAAGGACttaacaatcttttttttctttcctttttttaactttacatctaaaattgtgtttttacaggaattaatattcctttttaaatgcagataaaaagaaatccttatGGTAACATAATAGTACTCTTTGCTTGTGTGTGGCACGCAGGTTACAGAGGCCAAATGTTTATCTTCCTGTGCACCTATACGGCCAACTGGTTCATGATAAGACTGGCTGCCAGCTGCTTGAAGCTCAGGTACGAACATCTGTCTTGCATTTCACAGATTTCGATGTTGCTACACAGGTGACACAAATACAGTACACTGTAAATTCCTCAAAGCTTTACCTGAGTGTTTGGAGTGTGTTTGCAGAAGAGGCACTGTTTGCTGAGCATGAATATGATGTTTAGTGCTAGATCTTGGTTATAACTTGTGCGATACTTTTCCAGACTTTCTGATTATGGAGCATTTAGAAAGAAATCATTGGATCTCATGAAGGAAGATTTTGGTATTCTTATACAaacttttcttacttttttgtgtgaatCTTGTTTGTCTTTTACTGCGCAAACTTGTCataaattgtttgttttaacctgATGAATGTCACCTGCTCATACTGAGGTGCAGGTACATGAGATTTGACCGTTATCTTCCATTATCAATGCCTCCAAATTTCTATACAAGACAGCCATGATGCACATCACACTGATATGTTGAATTACTTTATACttaatttgaattttttctttaaacatttttttagtttgaatGTTTTGGTCTATGTTGGACTGTGTTTCTGCATTGTCAAGTGTGGTGCCTTCAAGGACAATAAAATGTGGGTTTCGCAAAATACTCCCACCTACCACATTACACTAACGACAGGGAAAAGCCAACACTAAAACATCATACTATCATactaaatactttaaaatataattatattttattttaattattatattaagaCTAAGTAAAGAGATATGTTAGTGCACTAACTTGTCTTTGCTGCTAATCTGGCCATAAACCTAACCACAGGTGATTTAGTTTTCAGAAATCATGGTGATTTTTGAGTAGACATTCTTTTGTCAGATTCTAATCACATCCAGGAAAGATCAAAGACGCTGTTCCTAAATGTGGTGCTTATATTGATATGTTCTATGTTCgtgttcttttctcttcctcctgtaGAATGTGGTTTCTGATTTGAGCTCTAGTGTTCGATCTCCAGCCCTGGACAAATGGGAGGGCATCAAACAGCTGAAGGCAGCACTTTGGGCTTTGGTCAGCAATTGCAATTTctctatttttaattttatttttttaatatgtcattttaagaaAAGGAAATCCAAAGTTGATGGTTACAAGTTGCCTTCTCTATAGGGAAACATAGGCTCATCAAACTGGGGTCTGAACCTGCTGTTGGAGGAGGCGGTGATCCCTGACATAGTGGTTCTGGCTCATCACTGTGAGGTTCTGTCTATCAGAGGGTAAGTAGGGCTTCTAACCTGCTTCACTTTGTTTCCACTCTGCTCATGGTGTAAAATAACAAATCCGTTAacttaaagaaagaaatggccACAGTGATGCCCCTAGATAAAATAGagctataatatatatatatatatatatatatatatatatatatatatatatatatatatatatatatatatatatatatatatatatatatatataagctcCTTCCACACATAACATTTGAACAGCACAGTCCTTATTTCAGAGAGCACAAAAAGTAAGTATAAAATGCACTTCCTGTggagaatgtgtgtgaatgacagcTGAAATAAATCACAAAGCATTGCTGATAGTGctacagatgtgtttagaatcCACATCTGTAAACCTTTGCTGAATTTGGTTACCATGGAATATTACCTTTGAGAGATATATAAGGCAaggaaatataaataatgtatgcTTCAATATGCTGTTACATTCTCACAGAGAACTTGTGTACCAAGTTTGGCTTGATTAAAGACAACAGAATTGCAGAAATATCATGTTATGATGTTCATGTAGCGCCCCCTGTGGGTAGAATTGTATCAAATGTTACACACTTGTGCAGTGAGCCTGTatgtgggtcagtgacaaatcagggttggcaagatgagaaattcgaaaatgtctttaaaaaagcagcatcatgtttattaatatctatactttatgtttttgttggtttcGTGTCATTTGAAATGGCATTtgcaccactttttttttttttttaccaaaagtaagactgaatgctcctacTACGTCTTTTCCAACATTTATCAAATATGTTTAAACATCATGCATTACATTAAACCAGTCTGATCATTAGGGCAGACCTTTTCTATACCATCGCTCTCTCAGTGTCACATGGTCTCCAACATGCTGTCTGCCTTATATTTGACTGTTTAAGTGCTGGTGTTATAAAATATCTGACCATATCTTTCCATCTCTCCAAGATACTGCTTATCCTTTTGGTTTTCCCATTCCTCCAATGACATTGActgttttcctcccttttctacTTTTCTTCTATATAAGATTTGTTCACTCCACATAACTCTTTATATTTTAGAAGTAGCTCTGAGAACTGGATCAGCTTTGTATACCGGAATAAAAAAACTCTTAATATGCCGTAACTTGATGCAGATTTTTTCCAGATTGTCCTTATCTGAGACCCAATGTCAACCAAAAAAACTTGAGAGATGTCATGTATGGTCTGTGGTTTCTGTGTAGGGCCTGTCTGTATGTGCTGGGTCTCATCAGTAAGACCAAGCAGGGCTGTGACACATTGAAGCAGCAGGGATGGGATGCTGTGAAGCATAACCGTAACATGCGATGGCCTGTGGTACCTGAGGAGGTTGAGCCACAGACCAAACCCTACAACCTGCTACCCTCTGCCCCCAGCACCCTTAGCCTCACCGAGTCCATCAACTCCAGGCACAACAGCGAGAGTGACTCAGTGCAACCCGGTAAGCCCAATTTCTCTAATGAAGTCATAGAATAATGTGATTACTTTGATAACTGTAATAAAAAGCTGCTGTGTTATGTGCAGGTGAGTATATACTAGATGATGACAGGCTAGAAGACTTCTCAGAGGAGCCTTTGAATATCAACCCTAAGCCGATGAAGGATCGAAGCCCCTTCAACAAGCTGGCCTCAAGCCGCTTCCGTAACCGCCTTCTCCACTCACTGTCTCTCCCTGGAAAGAATTCCCGCACCACCCCTAACCCTAAAGGGAGCAGCCAAGGCCAGGCAGGGAAACAGAGGCTCACTGCTGCAGAACCTGCTAGCTTCTCATTTGAAGCTGCAGATACTTTCCCAGTTTACAACAATGGCCACATGTCTAAAAGCCCCTCAGGTGGTAGGGAGACCTCCTCTGTGTGGAGTAGAGCCACAGTGAATTGTGGAAGCACCCCCAGCATTGAGGAGGGGGATCTGGATGAGTCAGAGGTCCAGACAGTCAAGAATCAGCAGGAGCAGAGCAGCTACGAGCGTTTGGCTGAAGATGGGCCTCCAGGTGGCAGTAGAGCTCAGTTTAAAAGCCGCAGCCACAGCTTTAACACAGACACCACCACAAGCGGTATCAGCTCCATGAACTCCAGCCCCTCCAGGGAGACTCTGCCCTCCAGCATGGACACTGACTGTGTCAGCCTCAACACTGTGATAAGCACCCAAACCGTCCAGAACATGCACTCAGCGACAGGCCGACCCTGCTCCACACCGCTCTCAATTCCCAAGTCCTGCTCCACCTCTCTCATACGTCCTGGCGTGTCTCACACTTTGCCTCGCCGAGCCAAGTCTCTCAAGTCTCCATCAGCAACCACCCTGAGCAGCTTAGCTGACAGCAGCCTCATGTACTCCAGCTCCAGAGATGCAATGGGGTACACCACGCTAAAGCACTCCAACTCTCACAATGGTTGCACAAGTCCTCGTGACGCTCTGGGCTACGCCACCCTGAGGAGGCTGCAACACCAACGCATCCAACCATCTCTGTCCCACAGTGAGGCCATACTCTTCACTGATGCCATCACCATGAATACAGGCAGTCTGGACTCCAGACGCATGCCACAAAGGTACACATAATGTTTAAAATTtcataattatcattattattatttattgtctggaaataaatcatgatttAACACATGTTTAATATAACAGCTATCAGAGTAGGATTATATTAATGATCCTGGTGTAGGAGCTGCTTATATCTCTCTCTATAAAAGACATGCAATGGAAAAAGGAACATTTGCTTTAACAAGTTCAACTATGTAATTTCAGATTTCAAAGAGTTtaatgacatttcaaaataaaaaaatactccTAGTAGAAGTAGACAGGCACATTCTTATTGCCCAATATGTATCAACATACCACAACCTGAgggacagacacacagcacacacactaaTGTAATGTGGCCAGCCATGTAGATGTTTAAAATACTGATGATGGTGTTTCAATAACTTGTAAGTTACTGCTTTTGTTCAAGTGGAATAAAGTGAGCACACACAAATGATCTCCTTAAAACgttgatattatatatttagacattaaaatgtgaacttctctcaAGAAAATAGGAGTCATTCATTTGATGGAGGTTTTTAGTGCATTTAAAGGACAAGTCTTGAATGTATCTGAGGAAGCGTAAAACACAGACTGTATGTAGGTGATAATGTAAAACAAGAGAAGTGAAAACCATACCTTACCTGTGTGTGTCGgggtccctctctctctcagagtcTTGAGAGCTCTGAGTTTTGCGTCTCTGGATAAAGAAGACCTGCTGAGCCCCATCAACCAAAGCACACTGCAGCGCTCCTCTTCTGTACGCTCCATAGTGTCCTCTGCCACCTTTGGCTCCTCTGATGACTACATAGGCCTCGCCTTGCCTGTTAATATCAACAACATGTTCCAGGTAATAATACGTGGGagttcatttttttaacaaaacacaaaaaaacatctgagattttttaaaaacgtaAACTGATTCTGACTCTTTCAGATTCAAGAAAAACCGTATTTCCAAAAAAGGATGAGCCCACCTTCTGAGGAGCGCTCTGCTAAATTCTTCTCTGGAGACTCTGATGGTGAGAAAAGTGAAGAAACAAGACACTAACTACACACAGCATGCTCACATTTGCAGTTAGATCACAGCATgtttacatatacatatactgtatataccaCCCAGCTGTttcatgcagtagctgtgtgATGAGTCTCTTTTTCCTTGTTAAGATGGAATCTAATGGAgatcaattttatttatttagtgttattgttttagttttgtttaaattagtAATGAAATAGCAGAAATGTGAATACTTTTCACATATTTCACAgatgttatgttttattaacttttctcatttaaatgaattattgaatttttaggtattttaaagctactgtcaaaagtagtttttttgatacattttgaatTAGCGTAATAAACTACTGATATCTAACAAAATTAGCGTAATAAACTACTGATATCTAACAAAATTAGCGTCATAAACTACTGATATCTAACAAAATTAGCATCATAAACTACTGATATCTAACAAAATTAGCGTAATAAACTACTGATATCTAACAAAATTAGCGTCATAAACTACTGATATCTAACAAAATTAGCATCATAAACTACTGATATCTAACAAAATTAGCGTCATAAACTACTGATATCTAACAAAATTAGCATCATAAACTACTGATATCTAACAAAATTAGCGTCATAAACTACTGATATCTAACAAAATTAGCATCATAAACTACTGATATCTAACAAAATTAGCGTCATAAACTACTGATATCTAACAAAATTAGCGTCATAAACTACTGATATCTAACAAAATTAGCAtcataaactactgatatttGACAAAATTGTCCTCTAACAGAAAGGCTTTTAATAGGACTCGATGATGTAAGCAGTTATatgattttgacatttcattttaaaatctaatttgaCACCTATGTAAGCACATGGCTTTGGTCTCAATAtctgaaatgtaattattattaatttcaagGAATTCTTATAAATTTTACCATGTTTTCTAGGGTTACACCATGGGACATATAAACTGAGAAAACCTGACTAAGTCCAAAAAACATCAGTTTATGAGTTATTGTTAAGAGCTTCTAACTTTGTCAGGCAGCAGTTGTGATCATCAGGGTCCTTCTCtgtaaaaccacttcctgttatatgGCCTAAGTCACAATTTTAACATAATGGCCTCTTATATGGTGGTTACACTTTGAGACACTTCATGTGGTTCACTTGACTTGATTAAAtgacagattaaatgtaatatagaacaattgtattccattaacctttacttaatatgaaaaagttataatgtaagatcgtgccaaactagttgatatggtgttttattgagaatttgaGGGGTTTTAAGCAAGTATCATTTTTTTGGTtcaagtttttatggttacaccacttagacatttttgccataatcctctaatatattctctcaaaatggattaaaagcagaaatgttatacTCGCTCCGCAAGAAAAGAATCTGTGTAATGTATTCATGcatatattttcaaattttaacccctttaaattggACTAAACCACAGGGACACGTCAAGTAGCGTCACGTCATTAAcccatatacatacacatacacatatacataaatacatgtgtgtgtgttttgtgtgttgtcaGACCCCAGTGATGAATGTGAGCCACCAAAGCTTCACTCTCAGCTCAGTATCACTGAGATGATGGCGGTAAGCCAGGCAGAACAGCGGCAGATGCTCGGCTCAGAGGAGACAGGTCTGCGAGAGCACAACGTCGACAACTGTCTGTACTGCTCTGGACTGTCTGTGCCCGGCTTCAGTTCTCAAAACAGCAACTCAGGTACGATCCTCTTTTTGGAAAAACTGACTAACAAACCGCACTTCCAAATTGTCATGCAGTCATATTATGTCATATTCTGATTGGTTTGTTTGTAGGCATGGATCATAGCAGCAGTCTTATTTTGACAATTTGGGCTTAAATTTTTGGCATTGTCAAAAATGTAACTTTGGTCACAAAATCTCCACATTGGCCATCAGTGGATTAGTCTCAGTGTGATCTAGGAACACTATTTTGGATTGATGACCAAAGATTTGACCACATTTCTCACGATTGTCAAATTCTCAGATAGATGAAAATCACAATGTGAAAAAAAGGCTGTTAGAGTTAGTTCTATAGTTGagcttgtgttttctctcttcttcagaTCTCACAGAGGGGAATTCATTGTCAGAGTGGTGCACTCTGCCTTCAGCAAACCATCCAGAGGTCATGGTCCAGGTCAAGTTGTCGGGGGAATCTGGATGCAGTGACTGTGGATCTGTGGGTAGTGGTCGCAGCACAGAACTTGTTTTGGGTAGGTGCCCCACACAGTtttattaaagactgtgtaaagtgaattcagacattttcttctaaacacatcaaataggtcataaatgtatttctaaaaaaggtgtaaaaagcatttcaaccatttagatttgaattctgcttcacaaactgtgtttcaagatttctgtgttcataaacccgcccctgctgctgtagaggtagaaatacattcagcacacactactactactacagtctacagttagccagttagctgagttagccaccgagctagccgccgagttacctgccgggctagcagctgagttagcagcagaaaactcTTGGTAAACTCTtggtagggggggggggtttcagggaattcggcgggcactcccacagcgtttggtagcagagaaagaggctgatttttacacaaatttgaagcctaatttcataaatttggcaatttttttaatcattcaaatttggcagggtgattaacaacacacttttctgtggtatgtcaaactcagaacacatatttattcttactttacactgactttaagcaCAAAGTTGTTTCAGATCATTGTTTGACTCAGTCTGCTGTAACTGGGTAGGTGTGAAGTCCATCCCAGAGGACGCTCCTGCTGGCAGGGTGCTGCTGAGGAAGGAGGTGCTTCGTCTGGTGATCAATCTCAGCTCCTCTGTGGGAACCAAAAACCATGAAACCAACCTGTTAACGTGAGGCTCCGGCTGCTGTCTCTACACAAATGTAGTTTCACTGCTCTGCCACAGTTTCTTATTTGTTGGCTGAATGTTTTCTTGGCAGGATCAAGGAGAAGTTTCCCTACGCGTTTGATGACATCTGTCTGTATTCAGAAGTGTCCTATCTGCTGGCTCACTGCATGTTCCGCCTGCCCTCACGTCGTTTCATTCAGGAGCTCTTCCAAGATGTGCTCTTTATACCAGTAAGCATAAAAAAGACTTTCTATTTTGTATCAATTTTATAGACTTATTAAGATCCCAATTACTAGAAACCTAAGCAGACATAGCAATTAGCGACTGGTAAAGTAAGGGGGGCAGGAAGGACTTTCTGGTGACCTGGAGCCAAATGGTCATCTCTCCACCAACCAGCTACTATCAAAGGAATACTGCTTATTGGTGCTTAAGTGATGCtacaacattttcaaaatgtatttactgtaaaagAATGAATAGAAATATTCATATCAATTGCAAAAGGTGGAGAGAAAGttattaaacaacaaaaaaatcacttcaGTGTACACTTTCACCACcaattttaaacaaaataagtTATTACTCTTAATATGGGGATGAAAaggtttccttttttatttctaattaatGACTTCCTTATTTCTACCTTACATATTAAGAGAGTAACACATGAAATAAGCTAAAAGTTTCTGAATAGCTGACACATTCATGCAGATGCATTCATCACAGATTCATGCTATAAAAAAGGTGAGTTAGTTTACTGGTAGTGAAGCACAGCCTGTTATGGccacaatgaaaaaatatataacagaTGGTTCAACCCTGTGAGCAGTAACATACATACAGAATGCTGAATACCTGAGAACAAGTTTGccaaaaactgatttttatttacaaaaaatgcaaaataaaaccaaaactatggGAGTCAGGAGATCTGGCAAAAAAGAACATACGATGAGGAATGCCATGGTCCAGCCCAGGAGCCACAACCCAGAACCCCCCCTCCTAATCTATAAGAAAATGCATTACCTATTCTAATGAAACAAAGCTACAAAAACTGAACTACCAAAAGGACCAAAATGAGAGATGACACctcccatatatatatatatatatatatatatatatataggataTACATACGCTGGTCCAGTTTATCAGGAGCAAAcaagggagaaaacaaaaagggaGGGGGAGCGTGTCATCATGCCACtgtaacaaaaaaacccacatgtGACATTTTGCATCTGTTAATGGgactgtgtgcctgtgtgtttctCAGCTGTATGAAGAGGCAGAGAGCATCCTGTCCGTGTCTCAGCAGAGAGCCTCAGCTTGACCCTCTCATCTCTGCCAGCTGAAGACTGACTCACCCTTGACTCAGCCCTGTGTGTGAATTCTAATCTCCTCCTCACTCACTACAATCctgagacagatagagagattaCAATAACTTTtagaatgttttgttttgttactaCATGACCAAATCTGTTGTAAAAATGGACTTTTAACACAATACTAAAGCTGATGTGCCAATACAGCACCCATGCTTTTAAATACTAAATAACACTAAACTTTTCCTCATTGGAAGATGTAGATGTTGATTGGTCTGATGTTTGCACATGAGCAGAGGATGTATAAGCAGATGGAATTAAGTCAGACAATCATCAGTCACTAATGCAGTTTGGTGATTACTTGCAAAGGAATGCACTTTCACATTCTCTCATTGTGTTCTAGCTATTTTATTCTCTCATCTTAAGCACTTATATTAATAGAACATACATGGTGATTTCTTCTCATAAGCTAAAAACACTCATGATTAATTATTGTATTCAATTAAATTTAGTTGTGTGCCTAACAAATATTTGAGTGAACAATCAAAGGTTTATGAATATGTAAAACACACTAGTTATTACTGTCTACTCATGTAGCTGAAAATGACCTGTATTTCTAGACTTTTTAGTTTTTCCACCACAGTGTCGTggtcatttgatttttttcactgATACTTGCACAAAAACGGCATCGTATCACAGTGGGAATGATATTATTGGGAAATATGTGACAATAAGTGTACAATGAGAGAGGAAACCTATtgtgattatatatatatatatatatatatatatatatatatatatatatatatatatatatatatatatattcaatatcAGGAAGGATTGTGCTATATTAAGGTATTCAACTTGtattatgtatgtttgtttttttttgccagtgtAGCTATATGGCTACTTttagaaattaaatatttgcaCTAATTCAAAATTGGGGAACTACTTTTattataagaaaaataaagaaagcaaATTAAGTAATATCATAAGTAGAAGTTGTGATTCTTTTTGATACAGGTAGAGACCTCTGTCTTCTGCTTTAAAGAAGACACAGAGATAACTTGCTGATAGATGGCaggaacgtctgtctgtctgttattcgcaTATCTCTCGAACCGTTCACGTTCAAACgtgacaggtgtcttgctacGGGTACGGGTAAGTGCATTACCAAGTTTGAcgttgtttggataagaaatgtaaaagatatagataaatatatgggtaaaagaaacacacaattAGCTGTTGCCGCGCTAGCTGGTGgccactccccctctcacacagcacactgagcaaagcgcaggaccagagttagatAAGCAGCAACATAGAGCTATCAGGGCGATCTTGCTTGCACACTCCAGATTCTGGGAGATTGGATCCCATTTGctggcgtcagggagccgctatcaatatgcgggagagttgggatgtctaaCATTGttgcaaaaacagattttgcatgGGCACTGTATTAGTAACTTAAATGTTACAAAGCTATAAATGTATGGTTTATCCTGTGGACAATGTAAGAGGAAAAGCTGTGGTGCAAAAATCAAAATTTCAACATATTGCATGAATGTGCTCGGTAGATTAAATGGCAAAGTGTTTATTGGATAATCAGTTTCTTGTGTGCACAGTGAACATCTGTGCctggagaaa
This window harbors:
- the LOC128379721 gene encoding rapamycin-insensitive companion of mTOR-like, whose translation is MAGSSIRGRRSSRMRGRTDSGEEHVPLDLSRDPAENLREILQNVAKQQGVSNMCKLGHLNNFVKLLCSVGHSEEKLGFTYDEISICLRLALLNEAKEVRAAGLRALRYLIRDSTILEKVLCHQVDYLIARCIDIQQSNEVERTQALRLARKMITVNALLFPSSVTNSLIAVGNDGLHEQDRMVRACIAIICELSLKNPVVVAQRGGLSTILKSVTDCQLSRINEALITTILHLLNHPHTRQYIRSDVELEQILAPYTDFHYRHTANIAEGQLREDREARFTASKMSIVASFRSWSGIINLCKSGNSGIQSLIGLLCIPNMEVRKALLEVLYDIFQLTIPVATADFTEALISVDPSKFQESWRLSDGFVASEAKTLLPHRSCSRPDLMDNYQALVLSAFIKSGLLEGLVEVITSSDDTISIRATILVGELLHMANTILPHSHSHHLHCLPSLMNMAASFDIAPGQRVRASAAVNHLKSFHEKKKRGPKPHSLFLNHILSTSGESHCSREQHFKPQRDIFIVKENEDTLMTNIRDCHILNHESHLDWNWCLIGTILKSQNVGLRSNKDELTHKFVKKLLFFYKPSSKLYGSLELEHPKARQLTVVGSQFIEFLLASEEDGQAYLEDLVKDIIQCLFSSAPPKPNCSVQGRGLLTTLSQHYFLFLGILSAHPHSVKILEKCSVFQCLLNLCTLKNQELLLKLTVSTLDYSRDGLARVILSKILTAATDSCRLYATKHLRVLLRANVEFFSNWGIELLVTQLHDRNKAISKEALDILDEACEDQANLHALIEMKPALTHLGDKGMLLLLRFLSIPKGFSYLNDRGYITKQMEKWQTEYNLKYVDMIEEQLNEALTTYRKPVNGDNYVRRSNQRLQRPNVYLPVHLYGQLVHDKTGCQLLEAQNVVSDLSSSVRSPALDKWEGIKQLKAALWALGNIGSSNWGLNLLLEEAVIPDIVVLAHHCEVLSIRGACLYVLGLISKTKQGCDTLKQQGWDAVKHNRNMRWPVVPEEVEPQTKPYNLLPSAPSTLSLTESINSRHNSESDSVQPGEYILDDDRLEDFSEEPLNINPKPMKDRSPFNKLASSRFRNRLLHSLSLPGKNSRTTPNPKGSSQGQAGKQRLTAAEPASFSFEAADTFPVYNNGHMSKSPSGGRETSSVWSRATVNCGSTPSIEEGDLDESEVQTVKNQQEQSSYERLAEDGPPGGSRAQFKSRSHSFNTDTTTSGISSMNSSPSRETLPSSMDTDCVSLNTVISTQTVQNMHSATGRPCSTPLSIPKSCSTSLIRPGVSHTLPRRAKSLKSPSATTLSSLADSSLMYSSSRDAMGYTTLKRLQHQRIQPSLSHSEAILFTDAITMNTGSLDSRRMPQRVLRALSFASLDKEDLLSPINQSTLQRSSSVRSIVSSATFGSSDDYIGLALPVNINNMFQIQEKPYFQKRMSPPSEERSAKFFSGDSDGEKSEETRHSKLHSQLSITEMMAVSQAEQRQMLGSEETGLREHNVDNCLYCSGLSVPGFSSQNSNSDLTEGNSLSEWCTLPSANHPEVMVQVKLSGESGCSDCGSVGSGRSTELVLGVKSIPEDAPAGRVLLRKEVLRLVINLSSSVGTKNHETNLLTIKEKFPYAFDDICLYSEVSYLLAHCMFRLPSRRFIQELFQDVLFIPLYEEAESILSVSQQRASA